From the genome of Deferribacteraceae bacterium V6Fe1:
TTATTATTGAAAATCTGTTTTGGGCTTTTTCATATAATTTTGTAACCATCCCTTTGGCAATATCCGGGAAAATTCATCCTGTTTTCTCAGCAGTCTTAATGAGTATTAGTTCACTTATTGTTGTCTTTAATTCTCTCCGAATCAAAACCTTATCCCGCTGACAATAAAAAATATCCCAAGTGTTACCATTATTAAAAAACTTATCACTCTAAATAGCGTTCTGTATTTTAAAACTATATTCCCGAATACCGAAACCAAGAGTAGTGAAGCAGATGTGCCTACCCCAAAAAGTACCATAGAAAACATAGATTTTAACGGATTATTCAATGAGGTGACCCCGATTAATGCTCCATATAATAGCCCACAAGGGAGAAAACCCAAAATGAGTCCGGTAAGAAAAGGTGAATTAAACTTGAACAATGAAATCATTTTGCTTATTTTTTTTGTGACAACATTATTTTCCAACATAGAAACGATTTTTAGCCCCAAAATATCAAAAGTCGCATACGCTATGAGAAATATCCCCGCAAAGATGGCAAGTATTTTTTGAAAATGTATAATATTTCCGAAAAGCTCGCCCGCACTGCTTACACTTCCAAAAATTAACCCTAAACAGCCGTAAGTTATAATTCTTCCAAGATTGTACTTTATTTGGGGAAGAAAAAATCTTACATATCCGGGAGAGTTTGGTGCGAACTTGCTTGCGACATATATTACAAAGGGGTTACACATAAATATACAATGCCCAAACCCGCCAAAAAAACCCAATGAGAAAAAGCCCAATAATTCACCCATGCCTAACAAGTATCATTATTTTTTTAAAATTACAATCTACTCAATCTGCAGGCTACCGGCAAGCAGCAGCAAAAGTTTTACGTACTAAAACTTTAATTTGCAGTCTCCCCGTTTTTTTAATGGAATTATGTAACTGATTGGTTTTATGTAAGAAATTGTAATAAAATAGTTGTAAGTACCTCTTTTCGCTGGTATAGTTGAATTTGCATAAACAACTAACAACCAAACAAAAAGAGGTGTTTAATTATGACTGAATTATTAAAAAAAGTGAAGGGAAAAATTAGAGTAATGGTCCATAACTTTGAAGGTAAGGTAAGTCTACCATATGGTAAATTCATTCTGGAACTAGTATCAGGGGTATTAATAACAGGAAATTGTAACATTACTGAAATATCAAGAAGCCTGAATGAGAAAATAAAACTTAAAAACACTATGAAACGTTTGTTTAATCATCTTGAGGGTAAGACTAATTTACTTGAATTAGCTAATGATTATTTATTATCACAAGCATCTACTAAAGTAGATGATAGTACAATAATAGCCCTTGATGATGGAGATATAAGCCATTTATTTGCTAATAATTTTGAGCAGTCCTGTAAAGTGAGAGATGGTAGCACAGGTAAATATCTCGAGGGTTATTATTTGAATCAGATAAGTTTATTTGATGACAAAAGTAATCAAACTTATCCTGCTTATCTTGGGATGTACAGCACAGAGAGTAAAGATTTTAAGAGTGCTAATACAGAAGGCTTAAAAAGTGTAGAAAGTTTTGTAACTAATGTTGGTAAAAAAGGCTTATGGGTAATGGATAGGGGCTATGATAATGGAGCTTATCTTGGCTATTTCCTAAAAGAATGTTTAAGTTTTATTGTGAGAATGAAGACCAACCGTCATTTAATTTATAAAGGGAAAAGCGTAAATATTGAAGAGTTAAATAAATCTATAAATAGAAGATATAAAAACGGAAAACATTTTAGATATGGATATTTGAAATGCTTTATAGAAATTAAATCAAAATTATATCCTGTCACCCTAATATCACATAAAGGAGAATTTAATAAAGAATCCCATATATTTTTAACCAATGGACATTTAAGTAAATCAGAAGAAATTAAGAGGAGAATACGTGGCTATTATAGACGTTGGGGAGTAGAAGAAAGTTATAGATTTGAAAAGCAAGGCTTTGGCATAGAGAAATCAATAATAAGAAATTTTAATTCAATAAGGTCAATGCTTGGTGCAGTAATGCTTGCTTGGTCTGTACTGGTTGATATTAATGAAGATGAAATATTACGAGAAGAAGTAGTTCTTGCCTCAAAACCCGAAAAGAAGAAACGACCTCAGTTTATTTATTATACACTTTTAAGGGGTGTAAGAAATATTTTTGCTGGAGTTAAGACATTATATCTTCACAGGCGACGAAAGAAAAATAAACTAAAACAACTGACAATAGAAGATTTCTTGTTCCCAAAAAGTTCACTATGCCATATAGTATGAAAAAAACGGGGAGACTACAGAAACTTTAATTCCTTGATTTTTATAACTTAAATAATTATTATCCAAGAAAACAAACTTTTGAGGTATGATATGTTTGGACTAGGGATGTCTGAAATAATTTTGATACTTGCACTCGCTTTGATTGTAATTGGTCCCAATAAGCTGCCAGAAGTGGCAAAGGCTCTTGGGAAAGGGTATGCGGAATTTAAAAAAGTGTTAAACGACTTTAAGGATGCTGTTAATATTGAAGATGAAACTCCACCCAAAAATACCTACTCATCCAAAACTCATGATGAACTAAAAGAGATACATACCGAAAAATTTGACAAGCAAGATGAATCCGTTACGAAAGAAGATAAAAGGGAAGACGCATGAAAAAAGAGATGGATGAAAAACTCCCTTTAACCAAACATCTTGAAGAGCTTAGACAGAGGCTAATAAAAATATTCATAGTCTTAATCGTTGTCTTTGGTATATGCTATTCCAATAGTAAATTTTTTATGGACTTTGTAACTGCTCCATTGGTGCCGCTGCTACCAGCGAAATCTTCTTTGGCCATGTTAAAGCTTACCGAAGGATTTTTTACCGAATTAAAGCTATCTCTTATGGCTGCAGTTTTTTTCTCCATGCCTTTTATCTTGTATCAATTATGGAAGTTTGTGGCACCTGGTCTTTATGCCCATGAGAAAAAATATGTAGTATCATTCGTGCTCGTATCTTCAATACTATTTTTTTCCGGTGCGGCATTTGCTTATTACATAGTATTCCCTTTCGGATTTAGATTCTTTTTAAACTACGCACAAGGGGACGTAATTGCGAGCCTGTCATTGCAATGGTATTTATCTTTTGTTACAAGGCTAATACTTGGGTTTGGAATCATATTTGAGTTGCCGGTATTCACATTATTTTTGGCAAAAATGGGGATTGTCACCGCAGATATGATGAAAAAGTATAGAAGATATGCCATTGTTGGTATTTTTATAGTAGCCGCCATTTTTACTCCACCGGATGTATTTACACAATGTATGATGGCTGTCCCACTTTTGATATTATATGAAATAAGCATTTATGTAGCAAAAATATTCGGAAAGAAAAAATTAAAAGACGAAGATATTTATGAATGAAAAATTAAAAGATAAGTACAGCAGGACATACAAATATTTAAGGGTCTCGGTAACCGACAGATGTAATTTTAGATGCAAATATTGTATCCCTACTCACGATTTTGAATTTATTCCTCATACAAAAATATTAAAATATGAAGACATTATTTTTGCCGTTGATGCTTTTTCAAAACTCGGGATTGAAAAGATTAGGCTTACCGGCGGAGAGCCTTTAGTAAGAAAAAATATCTCTTTTTTAATCAGTGAAATAGGCAAAATCAAAGAGATTAAGGAAACCACTTTGACTACAAACGGCTCACTCCTTGGAAAGTTTGCAAAAGACATATATAACGCCGGTATCAGAAGAATAAATATTAGCCTGGATTCCCTCAA
Proteins encoded in this window:
- a CDS encoding transposase, with product MMTELLKKVKGKIRVMVHNFEGKVSLPYGKFILELVSGVLITGNCNITEISRSLNEKIKLKNTMKRLFNHLEGKTNLLELANDYLLSQASTKVDDSTIIALDDGDISHLFANNFEQSCKVRDGSTGKYLEGYYLNQISLFDDKSNQTYPAYLGMYSTESKDFKSANTEGLKSVESFVTNVGKKGLWVMDRGYDNGAYLGYFLKECLSFIVRMKTNRHLIYKGKSVNIEELNKSINRRYKNGKHFRYGYLKCFIEIKSKLYPVTLISHKGEFNKESHIFLTNGHLSKSEEIKRRIRGYYRRWGVEESYRFEKQGFGIEKSIIRNFNSIRSMLGAVMLAWSVLVDINEDEILREEVVLASKPEKKKRPQFIYYTLLRGVRNIFAGVKTLYLHRRRKKNKLKQLTIEDFLFPKSSLCHIV
- the tatC gene encoding twin-arginine translocase subunit TatC — encoded protein: MKKEMDEKLPLTKHLEELRQRLIKIFIVLIVVFGICYSNSKFFMDFVTAPLVPLLPAKSSLAMLKLTEGFFTELKLSLMAAVFFSMPFILYQLWKFVAPGLYAHEKKYVVSFVLVSSILFFSGAAFAYYIVFPFGFRFFLNYAQGDVIASLSLQWYLSFVTRLILGFGIIFELPVFTLFLAKMGIVTADMMKKYRRYAIVGIFIVAAIFTPPDVFTQCMMAVPLLILYEISIYVAKIFGKKKLKDEDIYE
- a CDS encoding twin-arginine translocase TatA/TatE family subunit, which produces MFGLGMSEIILILALALIVIGPNKLPEVAKALGKGYAEFKKVLNDFKDAVNIEDETPPKNTYSSKTHDELKEIHTEKFDKQDESVTKEDKREDA
- a CDS encoding sulfite exporter TauE/SafE family protein; translation: MGELLGFFSLGFFGGFGHCIFMCNPFVIYVASKFAPNSPGYVRFFLPQIKYNLGRIITYGCLGLIFGSVSSAGELFGNIIHFQKILAIFAGIFLIAYATFDILGLKIVSMLENNVVTKKISKMISLFKFNSPFLTGLILGFLPCGLLYGALIGVTSLNNPLKSMFSMVLFGVGTSASLLLVSVFGNIVLKYRTLFRVISFLIMVTLGIFFIVSGIRF